From one Trifolium pratense cultivar HEN17-A07 linkage group LG1, ARS_RC_1.1, whole genome shotgun sequence genomic stretch:
- the LOC123903690 gene encoding peroxidase 12, translating to MAYASCRSAFLTFLLILLTFLSFSHIEVCEAQAKPPPIVKGLSWTFYDSKCPKLESIIRTELKKIFDKDIGQAAGLLRLHFHDCFVQGCDGSVLLDGSASGPSEKDAPPNLTLRAEAFKIIEKLRSRVEKQCGRIVSCADITAVAARDSVFLSGGPEYKIPLGRRDGLTFATRNVTLQNLPSPSSNTTTILNSLATKNLNPTDVVALSGGHTIGISHCSSFTNRLYPTQDTVMDKTYGKNLKLTCPTSNTDNTTVLDIRTPNKFDNKYYVDLMNRQGLFTSDQDLYTDKRTKDIVTNFAVNQSLFFEKFVAAMLKMGQLNVLTGNQGEIRANCSVRNKDSKSFITSVVEDVVEGFLEM from the exons ATGGCTTATGCTTCTTGTAGAAGTGCTTTCTTGACCTTTCTCCTAATCCTCCTtacttttctttcattttcccATATTGAAGTGTGTGAGGCACAAGCCAAACCTCCTCCTATAGTAAAAGGACTATCATGGACTTTCTACGATTCAAAATGTCCTAAACTTGAATCTATCATCAGAACTGAGCTCAAGAAGATCTTTGATAAGGATATTGGTCAAGCTGCTGGCTTACTTCGCCTTCATTTTCATGACTGCTTTGTTCAG GGTTGTGATGGGTCAGTACTATTGGATGGATCAGCAAGTGGGCCTAGTGAGAAAGATGCACCCCCAAATTTGACTCTCAGGGCCGAAGCCTTTAAGATAATCGAAAAACTTCGTAGTCGTGTAGAGAAGCAGTGTGGAAGAATCGTTTCCTGTGCTGATATCACTGCCGTTGCTGCTCGTGATTCTGTTTTCCTC TCAGGAGGACCAGAATACAAAATCCCATTAGGAAGAAGAGATGGATTAACATTTGCAACAAGAAATGTAACATTACAAAACCTTCCTTCACCATCAAGCAACACAACAACAATCCTAAACTCACTTGCAACAAAAAACCTTAACCCAACTGATGTAGTAGCACTCTCAGGTGGCCACACAATAGGCATAAGCCACTGTTCCTCTTTCACAAACAGACTCTACCCAACACAAGACACTGTCATGGACAAAACCTATGGCAAAAACCTTAAACTCACTTGTCCTACTTCAAACACAGATAACACCACAGTTCTAGATATTCGTACTCCTAACAAATTCGATAATAAATACTATGTTGATCTTATGAATCGTCAAGGTCTTTTTACGTCGGATCAAGATTTGTACACTGATAAAAGGACTAAGGATATTGTTACTAATTTTGCTGTGAATCAATCTTTGTTCTTTGAGAAATTTGTTGCTGCTATGCTTAAAATGGGACAGCTTAATGTTTTGACTGGAAATCAAGGAGAGATTCGTGCTAATTGTTCTGTTAGGAATAAGGATAGTAAATCTTTTATTACTTCTGTTGTGGAAGATGTTGTTGAAGGTTTCTTAGAAATGTGA